The genomic region GGTAGAAGCTTCCCTCCATTTAGAGTGGAACTGTCTTTCATCCATGCAGGTGCACTCCAAGGCGTACCTAAAAGTTTTAAATCTGGGTTAATGGTTAAAACTTCTTTTAACATTGGAATCACATTTTGTTTATCTTTATCTATAGAAAAATGATTTAAAGGAAAATCGGTTGTCCCGCTTGCTATATCATTATACGAAAAGTTTTCAAGTGAGAAATCCGATGCACCGACTGTGTGGCGAACAAAATTTAAGCCAATTCCATCACTACCGAAGAGGTCATTTAGTACGGCTTGGCGCTGTACATTACTTAGCTTTTGATTGAACAGGTACGCAGATGAGCCTGACATCGCCGCACCAAATCCATCCATTTCTTGATACTCTCTATTTTCATCAACATTAATGGTATAGTGATTCGATGGGTTATTTGAAGATACTTGAATATCAGCTTGCTTTTGTAGTAGCTGCTGTTGATCTGCTGTCGTTAACCAAACTTCAACGTTGTTCTCTGCTCCAATTACGTTTCTTGGAGGTATAAAACTAGTGGTTAATAATAATGATAACGTTATCATTATTATGAAACGAAAATCTCTTATTTTTCTGTTCATCTTTATTCCTCTCCCCTTACTTAGTCGTGTTGAACGAATTACAAATAGTGTTAACGCTTACAAAAATAACAATAATAATCTGAAAACTAATTTTCTTCATCATTTTACAATGTTCTATGAATTTCAGCAAGTTAAAATTTACCTCTTATAAAGAAAGGTGTAGAAAATAGTAAAGGATTACGAGAAAGCGTAAATTGTTTGAGGGAGAGGATAGGTTTCTATTTAAGTGGTTGAAAAGAATAGGGCGAAAGTTTAAATCAGGAAGTAGCATTTTGTATCCACGTAAGGTATAGCACTTTTTTAATGAAGTAGTCAGGTATAAAAATGAAGAGGTATACAATTAATGAAATACATATAATAGGAACATACTAGATAGACGTCAGACATCATTCCTATTTATCCACGAATAGGTCATACTATTGTAATCGCTTGCATAATAAATTTAAATAAAGAACATAATCATTTAAAAAGATGTAATATTCTGAAATAAGGGAGAAAACAGGTGTTTATACCTATAAAACACCCTTATAATTGTTATTTATTCTATTTTCGTCCATTTATAATAGTTAGAATTCTTATTTTTTTATGATATTTCGACAAAATCCATTCTTTCTATTTATTTCTTATAGGAAAAGTGTTATAGTATTTTCGATTAGTAGGAATGAATGCATCAGAGGTCTGATGTCTTAAGAAAGTATGGTGGTGGTACCAAGTGACAATTAGAACAGATACGAGACATTTGTACTTACAAGTCATTGATCGCTTGAAACAAGATATTGAAGCTGGTAAATACAAAGAAAAAGAAAAGCTTCCATCTGAGTTTGATTTATCGAAACAGCTAGGGGTCTCAAGAGCCACGTTAAGAGAGGCGTTGAGAATTTTAGAAGAGGAAAATATCATTGTTCGTCGACATGGCGTAGGTACATTTGTAAATGCTAAACCGTTATTTACTTCAGGGATAGAACAGTTAAATAGCGTAACTAACATGATTAAACAGGCTGGTATGACACCTGGGACCATTTTCTTAAGTTCTACAACCCAAGGACCTACCGAGGAAGATGTTCGCCGATTTACTTGTGAAGAAGAGGATGAAATGGTTGTAATCGAAAGGGTTCGAACGGCTAACGGAGAACCGATCGTTTATTGTATTGATAAGATTCCTTCTCATATCATCCCTGAAAAATTGACACATGAAAATGAGTCATTATTAGTAGGTCTTGATAAAGAAGGAGATGTGTCAATTTCCTATGCAGTAGCTCAGATTGAACCAATGGGGTTTCATGAGAAAATTTCTCCAATTCTTCATTGTGAACCAGAAACAGCGCTACTGATTTTAAAACAAATGCACTACGATGAGAAGGATCAGCCGATCCTATACTCAGTCAACTACTTTCGGGCAGATAAGTTCAGCTTCCATGTACTAAGGAAACGAATTTAACTGTTCAAATAGCATACCTACTAATTACTATTCATATTTACTAGGGGGTACATGATAGTGAAGAAACGTAAATTTGGCTTGGCTTTATCATTAATTTTAGCAGCGGGAACGATTTTAGGAGCCTGTGGCTCGAAGGATGAAGAGAAAGCTGGAAACACAGCAGAGACAGAATCAGAGTTTTCTGTTGCAATGG from Bacillus spongiae harbors:
- a CDS encoding GntR family transcriptional regulator; the encoded protein is MTIRTDTRHLYLQVIDRLKQDIEAGKYKEKEKLPSEFDLSKQLGVSRATLREALRILEEENIIVRRHGVGTFVNAKPLFTSGIEQLNSVTNMIKQAGMTPGTIFLSSTTQGPTEEDVRRFTCEEEDEMVVIERVRTANGEPIVYCIDKIPSHIIPEKLTHENESLLVGLDKEGDVSISYAVAQIEPMGFHEKISPILHCEPETALLILKQMHYDEKDQPILYSVNYFRADKFSFHVLRKRI